One Helianthus annuus cultivar XRQ/B chromosome 7, HanXRQr2.0-SUNRISE, whole genome shotgun sequence genomic region harbors:
- the LOC110867107 gene encoding uncharacterized protein LOC110867107: MIKLHGSDLNQHPDDLDVWARVAGDKKGRMFGVGSSDPNFVITGKLSTSTESKLYVDAIRSQEEVEKVRVEMEKELANERDARQELEQKVQQMEKEMKENEEKRQKQFEEFMKKFQPPVSQ; the protein is encoded by the exons ATGATCAAGTTGCATGGGTCGGATCTCAACCAACATCCGGATGATCTTGATGTGTGGGCGAGAGTGGCAGGAGATAAAAAGGGCCGGATGTTCGGGGTAGGATCTTCAGATCCTAATTTCGTGATAACTGGGAAATTGTCTACATCTACCGAATCTAAATTATATGTTGATGCTATAAGGTCACAAGAGGAG GTTGAAAAAGTCCGAGTTGAAATGGAAAAGGAACTTGCAAATGAAAGGGATGCGAGACAGGAGTTGGAGCAAAAAGTGCAACAGATggaaaaagaaatgaaagaaaatgaagaaaagagGCAAAAACAATTTGAAGAGTTTATGAAAAAATTCCAGCCTCCCGTTAGTCAGTAG